From a single Candidatus Saccharibacteria bacterium genomic region:
- the gatB gene encoding Asp-tRNA(Asn)/Glu-tRNA(Gln) amidotransferase subunit GatB, whose amino-acid sequence MVEEKYKVNGYYPTIGIECHVQLKTATKLFAAVGNDAREAAPNTLVSHICFGMPGALPVLNEKAIEIACRAAFALETVPQQFSKFDRKHYFYPDLPKGYQITQYDEPIILGGSVEINVNGKVKQIAITRAHLEEDAGKSTHPNGADYSLVDLNRAGTPLLEIVSEPQIHSAAEAKAYARELYLRMKFADVSDANLYYGNMRFDVNVSVSRDPSKFGTRSETKNLNSFRSVEKAVEYEIKRQIELLEKGEQVVQETRGWHDDKQKTFSQRSKEDAHDYRYMPESDVPPVVLTDAQIEKAKAETPILPHEWRKKFTELGFDTSLAEALLDAEVEFEDSKYLDLIVEFSDDKVLTKRYANWVVNLLAPLKREKNIGLKMPDLKTLIVAVDDLLKTNKLSSTAAKQLIESVLQSKKLPKDIAGFAKAEGLIQLSDTSELDKIVSEVLTGNQKAADDVRNGETKAIGFLIGQCMKLSKGQGNPQLFQELIKKQLGV is encoded by the coding sequence ATGGTTGAGGAGAAATATAAAGTAAATGGCTATTATCCAACTATAGGGATAGAGTGTCATGTGCAGCTCAAAACCGCAACAAAGCTGTTTGCTGCAGTTGGTAATGATGCACGTGAAGCTGCCCCGAATACACTCGTTAGCCATATATGTTTTGGTATGCCCGGAGCATTGCCAGTACTAAATGAAAAGGCAATCGAGATTGCATGTCGCGCCGCTTTTGCACTAGAGACAGTGCCACAACAATTTAGTAAATTTGATCGTAAGCACTATTTTTATCCGGACCTACCCAAGGGCTATCAGATTACTCAGTATGATGAACCAATAATTCTGGGTGGGTCGGTTGAGATAAATGTCAATGGCAAAGTTAAACAGATTGCAATTACGCGAGCGCACCTAGAAGAAGATGCTGGTAAGTCTACACACCCAAATGGCGCCGATTATTCTTTAGTAGATTTGAACCGCGCCGGTACGCCACTACTAGAAATTGTCAGCGAGCCGCAAATTCACTCAGCGGCCGAAGCCAAAGCTTATGCGCGTGAGCTGTACCTGCGCATGAAGTTTGCCGATGTATCTGATGCTAATTTGTATTACGGCAACATGCGTTTCGATGTTAATGTAAGCGTAAGTCGTGACCCAAGTAAATTTGGTACTCGCAGCGAGACCAAAAACCTCAACTCTTTCCGCAGTGTCGAAAAGGCTGTCGAGTATGAAATTAAACGCCAGATCGAGCTATTAGAGAAAGGTGAGCAAGTTGTTCAAGAGACCCGTGGCTGGCATGATGACAAACAAAAAACTTTTTCACAGCGTAGTAAGGAAGATGCCCACGATTATCGCTATATGCCGGAGTCAGATGTTCCACCTGTGGTGCTGACAGATGCACAGATTGAGAAAGCCAAGGCTGAAACACCGATTTTACCGCATGAATGGCGCAAAAAGTTTACTGAGCTGGGTTTTGACACGTCACTAGCCGAGGCGCTTTTGGACGCTGAAGTTGAGTTTGAAGACTCTAAGTATCTAGATCTTATAGTCGAGTTCTCGGACGATAAAGTACTGACTAAGCGTTATGCAAATTGGGTGGTGAATCTTCTGGCACCCTTGAAACGAGAAAAAAATATTGGCTTGAAAATGCCAGACCTAAAAACTCTGATCGTAGCAGTGGACGACTTACTCAAAACAAACAAACTAAGTTCGACAGCCGCAAAACAGTTGATTGAGAGTGTCTTGCAGTCAAAAAAACTGCCGAAGGACATAGCAGGCTTTGCCAAAGCAGAAGGGCTAATCCAGCTGTCAGATACTAGCGAGCTTGATAAAATAGTCAGCGAAGTACTAACGGGCAATCAAAAGGCGGCAGACGATGTACGAAATGGCGAGACAAAAGCTATTGGATTCCTGATTGGTCAGTGCATGAAACTTTCTAAAGGGCAGGGAAACCCACAACTATTTCAAGAACTAATCAAAAAGCAACTTGGGGTATAA
- a CDS encoding NUDIX hydrolase produces the protein MQKWQRVGTDKTEKVGWRWLVHKKFRLPNGYEGVFTTLDSVGKKYACVIALTKQNEVIIVRQFRPGPEAIFDEVIGGAVEDGEVPLEAAKRELAEEAGYRVGAIECIGSAFKDSYTNGYYYFYLALNCEPLARGNNPDISENIEVRKISIDQLIKNAKIGLMSDPQAVLMAYDRLMEIKKGE, from the coding sequence ATGCAAAAGTGGCAAAGAGTGGGCACGGACAAAACGGAAAAAGTTGGCTGGAGGTGGCTGGTTCATAAAAAATTCCGCCTACCAAATGGGTATGAAGGCGTATTTACTACTTTAGATAGTGTTGGCAAAAAATATGCATGCGTAATTGCTCTTACTAAACAGAACGAGGTTATAATAGTTCGTCAATTTAGGCCTGGCCCAGAAGCAATATTTGATGAAGTCATTGGTGGCGCCGTTGAGGATGGCGAAGTACCCCTCGAAGCAGCAAAGAGAGAATTAGCCGAAGAAGCAGGGTATCGCGTTGGAGCTATAGAGTGCATAGGGTCTGCTTTCAAAGACTCATATACCAATGGGTATTATTATTTTTATCTGGCACTCAACTGTGAGCCTCTTGCTAGAGGGAATAATCCAGATATTTCTGAAAATATTGAGGTGCGTAAAATTAGCATTGATCAGTTGATAAAAAACGCAAAGATTGGTCTAATGTCCGATCCGCAAGCTGTACTTATGGCGTATGATAGGCTTATGGAAATAAAAAAGGGGGAATGA